GCGTGCTCGACGCGTCAGGCAAGCCGCTCGACGATCTCGGCCCGCTCGCCGCCGTCGACGATGCGCCGCTGACCGCGCCGACCATCAACCCGCTGCACCGCGAGCCGATCCACAAGGTGCTCGATGTCGGCGTGCGCGCGATCAATGGACTGCTGACCGTCGGCCGCGGCCAGCGTATGGGCCTGTTCGCGGGTTCCGGCGTCGGCAAGTCGGTGCTGCTCGGCACGATGGCGCGCTACACGAGCGCCGAAGTGATCGTGATCGGCCTGATCGGCGAACGCGGCCGCGAAGTGAAGGAATTCATCGAGCAGATTCTCGGCAAGGACGGTCTCGCGCGTTCGGTCGTGGTCGCGGCGCCGGCCGACATCTCGCCGCTGCTGCGCATGCAGGCCGCCGCTTACACGACGTCGCTCGCCGAATATTTCCGCGACCAGGGCAAGCACGTGCTGATGCTGATGGATTCGCTGACGCGCTATGCGATGGCGCAGCGCGAGATCGCGCTCGCGATCGGCGAACCGCCGGCCACGAAAGGCTATCCGCCGTCGGTGTTCGCGAAGCTGCCCGCGCTCGTCGAGCGCACCGGCAATGGGCCCGAGGGCGGCGGCTCGATCACGGCGTTCTACACGGTGCTGACCGAAGGCGACGACCAGCAGGATCCGATCGCCGATTCGGCACGCGCGATTCTCGACGGCCATATCGTGCTGTCGCGCGCGCTCGCCGAAGCAGGACACTATCCGGCGATCGATATCGAAGCCTCGATCAGCCGTGCGATGACCGCGCTCATCGACGACAAGCATCTGGAAAAGACCCGCATGTTCAAGCAGATGCTGTCGCGCTACCAGCGCAACC
The nucleotide sequence above comes from Paraburkholderia sp. SOS3. Encoded proteins:
- the fliI gene encoding flagellar protein export ATPase FliI, translating into MVSPPTLDDIHTNDLTPLEREIALASVGSNAPHARPAVAADNPYLQAWRQRLDALRERNAIAKPLRACGRLTRAAGLVLEAVGLRLSVGSEVMIELPPGSTLPMAEAEVVGFNGDRLFLMPTTEVHGLLPGARVYPLETAPVEDPMTGAKRLPVGWGLLGRVLDASGKPLDDLGPLAAVDDAPLTAPTINPLHREPIHKVLDVGVRAINGLLTVGRGQRMGLFAGSGVGKSVLLGTMARYTSAEVIVIGLIGERGREVKEFIEQILGKDGLARSVVVAAPADISPLLRMQAAAYTTSLAEYFRDQGKHVLMLMDSLTRYAMAQREIALAIGEPPATKGYPPSVFAKLPALVERTGNGPEGGGSITAFYTVLTEGDDQQDPIADSARAILDGHIVLSRALAEAGHYPAIDIEASISRAMTALIDDKHLEKTRMFKQMLSRYQRNRDLINVGAYSSGRDALLDRAIALYPRIEAFLQQGYRECAPFDASLQALGALFNEGG